aaccaattttttcaacaattggtattagagtcagattatgatatgtttatattataaatcgATACCggattttctctctttttttctcatgtttgattaaattgagaTAATATGTGACATTCTTTAAATTGTATGCATGTTTCGATTGTGATATATGTGGATGAATGTatggaattattttatttatgtaataaactaattttgccaaaaattgTAATTCTTAGAATTTAGATTGGGtgtattttaagtttttcataaattttgggTTATGTAATTAGATCGTGAACTATCATCTCCACGcaagtttgattttaattttatgttttctttttgtaaaattagaattttccaTGTGAGTTAGGCATGCAACCTCCATCAATGGTCTATGTATGATGGCATGATATTACTTCGAGCAAGTTTTACCCCATCGCTCCCTATGGTAAGTGTAACACCCTCAACCCGATCCAATTTGTCGAATCTAGATCTTAGGTATTACCACACAAATACAAACAAAAGCTTAATCTATCTATACATTCATGATTAATTACAACTTAACTACACATAGGCTCAAACTGatttacatatgtatatatagtagATAAATACAATTGCATCAAatggtaaattaattataaaaatgtctaaatttagatcatattttattatagttaTCCCAAAGTATGAATTTCTAAGTAATATTCAGACTTTGAACATGCCACCAAAGATTTACTCTGTATACATAATAACCTAATACGTTGATCCTTGGCATAGTTCTGGTATCATTCTTCCTAGCGCAGATTCACATTCAACctgaaacataaaatataactcaTGTAAGTTCACAAAAACTCAGTGAGAAATAGCCACTTAAACCTTAGTCGTTGTTTCCATAAAGTGCCAGATAGTTCATCACTGCCAGCTCATCTTCTTTCAACATCAATGATCTATCACAATGGACATCACACAAATTTTTGAAATCACATCCATTCCTTCTATCTATTATATCCTAGTCTAAATCCATTACCATCATTTATCAATAACTTTATTATCTCGAGACCCTTTTTTACACTCATCTTGATCAAAGTTCCTTACTCGTATTCCTTGTAGACCAatgcttgaaatttttttcatacCTAATCTTAGCTTCGACTAACCCTTTTCTTTTACTGTTTATAAAAAGATGCCCTTCTTCAAATTATTAGACGTAACCTTTATTCAGATTTGTTCTTTCAATGAGAGCTCATCCATCTCATTATCTATTCAAACTATATCAATCTTCGTTTGTTCTTTAAGTTTATTTGGTCATTATcctaaattcatcaaatactcTAATTCATTCCAGTCTTTCTGATCAAGATTAAAGGCTATGCAGAATATGCCACATAGTTTCATATGGAACCCACCACGAGGAATTCCATTAAAGCACTTCATAAATGGGGTTTAACATATTATGCCACAAGAGCATGTCCATTCAGAGTTCACTACAAGGGTTATTCTTTTAAAGTTCACCATAAAGGTTATTCTTTCAAAATTCACCACAAAGGTTATTCTTTCAAAGATCACCACAAAAGCTATTCTTTCCTGACATGTTTACGATACAGATTTGCATAAACTCACGTATCGTGAGGTTTGTCCATCATCGTCCTAAGACACGTAGAGAACCTCATTGGGTAATCATCGTCCTTAGTTTCTTTCAAAGAGtgtcatggccatggacttttccttCAAAAGTTCATATCCGAGTTCATGTTTTTAGTCCCGACAAACCCCTTTAGACTCCACTGCAGTGAACAGACACAGACTCACTTGACAGACCTTTCATGCATTGACATCATTTAAGAATCAACACTTTAATTCACTAACATACACCTAAACTAACATACATCTCATCGCATACATTCCAGATGTATCCATACCACCATACTTCAACATCACAGTACTTATCACATGCTTAAACTTAGAAGATTCCATACAAATTATACGTGTTGACCTCGGTAAACATTCATACAATAGCATAATTAATATACTATACTTTTCTAGTTTCAGTTTCATAGTTCAATTAATTTCCACATAAATGTCACATATGAATAATATACATGCAAGAGTCAGCTTATGGTCTCATCTGACAACCAAATATAGCAGCTTGAATTTCAGATCCAACAAGAAACTACAACAACCACTACTTATAAAATAGAAGAAcaccattaaaactcattcatataacatttacCATCATCTCAAACCCAAATAAACCTCATATAAAGccttacttatttattttactattcatGCACTTATTCAGACTTAATCTTTCATAACTTTAACATGAAGATTCATAATACTTACCTTGGCATGGGGTATTCACTAGCAAATATCTATATTTACAACTCCAACTTAAAGGAGAAAGAAATACCTTAGGTtccttaatatttaaataacaatactttagaagaaagaagaaaattctaACCTAAATATCCATAACCTAAGTCCTTATTAAAACTTGATGAGTGTCATATCTTTATTGAATTGTCTTTTCCAAAGGTCTACAACTTCTGAGAAACCTAATTGAGTACCATTTTTTCTAATTATCTAGACTTATATTCAGTTGGTTCCTAACCAGCTTACCTTGCAACTCAACTTGCACTGTGCTACAAACAAAATGTCGCATATCCTCTTTAGGCATGAACTCATTCCATAGTACCTTATTACTTATCTGACATCCTACTCCAACCAACATGGAAATTTGATATTAGACTACTATTATCTTACATGCATAATAGAATCTGCCCACTCTGTAAGCCAAAAGATATACTTGGGCGAATACTACTTCGCCAATTAAACTATTTCAGAGCTACACGTCAAACTTTGTACCCGCCAGAACCAGGATGCTAAAGTAAGTATTATCATGTGGATTTCAATAGGAGATTGAAAACTAGTTTATATGTTAGTCATGAAGATTGCCCCACAACAACTCATTCGTAGTACATATTATGATGGGTGCTGAGTTAATGGTTATGCACTCAAGATTattctagttaagtaacttccCACGAAgctctacttaagttagaatAATGACCTAACGTGAAACAATTATTAGTATGTGTGAATACCTAAGGAATTAGGTTCACGTATtaattggatggaaatccatgttcttactagtcGATAAAGATTATCAACGGTAACTTAATTCAATGGGTTAGTGCAACgacttacaaatatttttaggCTTTAATGTAAGACGCATGCATCATTTAAATGCATATCGTAcgttgtaaaataatttttcaaaatattttcttactaCAAAGATAATTAATGGATggactatttttattttacaattcgaaAATGACACCAACTCCCTTAATTAACATCataactaaaaacaaaataaacataaacaactATAAGGAATGAAAGAGGATTATCAACATCGTCATAAGTTGTGAGAAACATAAGTTAGTTCTTGATAGCAAATGCCCTCCGGACAACCATGCTGAGGTAAGAATTCGCTGGCAAGAATCTGATAAGATAACTTGTTGCTACATACTGGCAAGCATGACTAGTACCTTATATAAGCAACTGGAGAGGTGATTTCTCCAAAGCGATGTTAGACAAACTAGAGGACATGTTCGGAGGTCAAGCTGCTTTGGCTCAACAGTTCGTGATAACTAGTTTGATGAATGCTTAGCAAAAACCTGACACTTTCGTCAAAGATCATACGATTACTCTTATGACCTAATTTATCAAGGTCAAGGACAATAAGGCCAAGTTGGACCAAAACACACAAACTGATATTGTGTTTAAAAGTTTGTCAAATGATTTTGTTGACCTTAAGGCCTCATATAACCTTGGGAACAAGAAATTGACGCTTACACAACTcatgaaggaattacaatcttctgagttgatgttgaatgacAGCTAGCTGTCCGAAAAGGAAAAAGTTAACTTAGTTGTTGCTTCTCCCTCTAAAGGGAAAAGAAAGCAAACTAAGAGAAATAATGCTAAGTTCTTTCATATCAATGTGTCGGTTCCAAAAGTTCATCCATTGATTGCTTTCACCACACGAAATTCATTAACATGTCCTTAAAGGACCTTCTTTCACCATCTAGCAAATTCATATTCACATTATCATCATTTAGAGGGTCATCCTCCCTAAGCCAAACTTTTTCGGAAGCCAGATTGCCTCTTTTCTCATTTGCTGGAGTCTTTTGATTTGTGTCAACTTTCATCTTTTTTCATATTTGGCTAACTTGATGCTACGATTATgaagagaaaatttaaaaaagaaaaagaaaagaaataaacaaaaaggattgaaattttttttatatgaacttctaataaatatattttatacataattcTTCACTTAGAGTGTgccaaaaattaatattatatttgtataatttaaacataaaaaatgaaagtaaattttatgaatGCCTTGTAATAAATGTCCAACATTGATTTGCAGCATCTGAAGCTTTCATTCCAAACGCCCACATCATACTATGCTGTTAACTTTTAAGCGGAAAGTTAGAAAATGACgcaaatagtaaaaaaattattaaaagtcataTTAATTTGAGTTAGAATGGTAAAATTGAAACTTTAAGAagtttgataataatattattatttttagaaaaatattttttaaaataattttttaattaaattaatattcagAAAACATCAACCTAATGGACAACTTAAATATAGACTTCGGCCATAATCTTGTTTTTGTATTTCTCTCTTATTTGTTGGTGGAATATGTATTGGTGTTTTCCATTCCCTCTACAATTTTTAAGAGCATTTGTTGGAATGATATTGGGCCTGACCATTGTGtgccaaaaattaattataaatgggtgggaatatataattttacaaaaatttaaggatttaaactattattttactattatttttttgcAGGGGTTGAATGCCTAAAATTCAAATCCTTAACTCTTCGTTCTTCAATATATCTAACTTCTATGCaatggaaaatgtttttttcttttttctcaagtGTTTGTTTCTCATATTTTGTTTTGCCTAACGGTGATGTCACCTATTTCTCCCTTTCACCGgccctttctttctttatttttcttatttactttaCATAACTTCTTTCTTTTCAGTTTGCAAATATATTTTGTGGGTATAtttgttgtcttcacaagttgtgatggataaaataaaactccaccagttactaataatttttcttgaaaagtgAGTGACTCTTCGTTAACTTCTTAATATGTTTCtgttttgagagtatttcagaataataaatgatttcacgaGTCGATTTGAAGTCATATTAAAAGTTGTTGTCTGCTCTTATAGCACATTTTTTAGTCTTGTTTATGCATGTAACattagttttacaagtgattttagggatgtttttgttgtcgtcctctctagtttggtgaatacttgattcttttgtcgatttttaCTCGCCACTTTTCTTATTGTATTAAGTACTTATAATCACTCTAGTTATgtcgtgcttgagttgtgaTAAAAGTCAATTGTCAACGTGTCATGATGTTCTATTGATGTTAAGACTAAAGCctttgttgtgttgatggagCTTATCATTCATCATCTACGACgaatgtttgttatttttttccttaaattatatgattccattcattgattaaattaataaatatttttattcccACAAAAGCCATTCGTAGATATACGCGAAAGGATGCAtcgaaattaatatttacaatagGCACGCGAGGAGGATCCCAACTAATGTCTAAACCAACCCAGTTGACAGAGAGACATACACCCAAAGCCTCAAAATCTTGTGCATAGCTAAGAATAAAGGTAACAATTGCATTGCTCGTTTGTCTTACACCTTCATGATCAAATTTATTCTGAGCATGCCACAAAGCCATGATGTTAAGAGAACGAGCATACACACCTTGGCACCATTAATCTCCTACATAAAGGATAGCCAAACACCCAACTCACACTGGTTTTGATCTATAGGCTACTGCATGTCAAGACAAGACCAAACAGTCCTGGCCACCGCCCCACAATCCCGAAGGGCATGACCTCCACATTCAGTAGCAAGGTGGCTTACCTTTGTCGATTTCACAACAAGGTAGAAGATTGGTTTCCGGCAACAAACATATCCGAAGGTGAAAGCCATGGATGGATGAGGCTGCACCCCTTTTTCGATTTCACAACAACAAAGCAGAACAATGGTTTTCCGGCGGCCATGGATGGATGAGGCTGCGCCCTCGAAAAACATGATAGAGAAAAACTAGAGAAGAAGATttcattttgataaaattttaatggttttcaTTTTGTCAGGTAAAATTCGGTTTCGTGAGAATGGATTATAGttgcaaatatatattttactaaatcaaatttattaatagaaatGGACAACAGTTAACAATCACACTTCACCAAAGATATGATAATACAAAGAAAGTAAACATAGTTAAACACCATGCCATACGATAAAATCATGTTAGAACACCATCCTCATTCGCATCACAGCAACCAAGCGGCCATGATAACACAGCAGACTCCACCCTCAAATCCCACCATCACCTTATTCAATCTTTCACACTCCTCCCCAACCCCCCCCCCTTCCCCTTATGTTAATATTAAGGACACCCATAAAAGTTATCAACACTCTTCTTCCACCACCACTAACCATAAATACCGGCCCCTCATGTTCCAAATAAGAAACCTCTTACTAGCAATAAAGCAACACATGAGCCATAGGACAACCCACACCCACAGAGACAGCAACAACCTTACCCACCAAAACACCAGAAAACAACACCCTACTTAACAAATCATATATACAGCTAGCTCTCAGCAACATCCAACCAAACCAACACAGCTCCATGCAGGTATAAAACAAACCCACAGCCGCTACACCGCACCAGGAGTATAACATTTCTACCTTACAACATTATTACATTTGCATCTTActtttattagtttatatagatacaaatattgatttttatccATCTAATATCTCCAAAAGGTACATATGGCACAGCCGAActaacccattttttttttgtttgcacGCAGACATTTCTGTATTTACAGTCTTGTATTTGACATGTGTATGCATGTATGGTTTTCTACTCATTAGACTTTAGAGGTAACATCACAAGTGTTACTTAGCATTGGAAATAATCTGAATCATAGAGGCTCTTAGTTGTTTGTCACCGCATTTCATGATCAAGTCCACATACTCCATAGCTTCTGACGGTAGTAGGCCTTCCaggaaaaagttaaataaatgtGAATGAGTTACCTTCATCGCCTCAATGCAATCTTCAAATAccctcttttcttcttctccactCAGCTCCGTTGCCTCTAACAATGGCAGTACATCTTTCTCCTCCTCATCAAAATGTTCTTTACAGTGTTTCTATACCTCCCCAAAAACACTAGGATAAATCAAATATGAACGAAAATGGCACATAATCAAGCgtatcataatatatatattatatccaTTTTGCAGGagagtaaatttatataatacctGTAATGATTTGAGGCGGGTGGAAAGATTGGAGAGGCCTTCCTTGCAGGCAGGGGTCCCATAGTCCATAACTCCGATGGATTTCATGTCTTCTTTGATGCCATTCATAACCGGCAGGTCCCTTGCATGTTCCTCGTTTGCAGCTTTACATAGTCCTGCAATCAATTATAATTAGAAccatttttacattaaaataaaaaagttctCTCTATTTAGATTTGGTCCAACCAAATTATGGATAAAAGATTCTGTTCAAGTTCCAAGCTCCAGCCgataatgtgaaaattaaatctattcacatttatacataaaatattgattgagtcttaactagATTGGTATGTGTAAtattgtcaatgtaggaggatgtgggttcaaATGTGTTTGAAACgtatttttctcttatttataggttgaggAAGGCCTATAAATAATTCTAGGCattgtataataaaaataaataaatatgatcgGAACCTATCAATTATAGTTAAGTTACATTCTCTTGAAAGatggattaatttttaaaaaatgattttgttgtatttaaatgattttgcataaaatatatataaaaacgaAAATTACCTCCTACATAATTATAacttactttttaaaattaaaatacatgtttttagtcatttttcaccTGTATTTGtgctaataaaataaaatatttttaaaatattatttaaattttaaaattattcataaggttaaaatttattattactgAAAGTATATAGTTAgatagttttattaaaataataatttattttttatatatgtattgaatATTATACTAtttggatgaatattttaataattaaaaatttggagtTACTTTCCATATATCAATACTTGATGGAATGGATGGTACCTGGATCTGCTCTTTGGAGCAGGGGAAAGACGATTCTCTCCTCCATCTGAGCATGCTCCAACATCACCTCCAGCAATTGAGCGTAATTCTTCTCCAACTTTTTCAGCTCCATCCTCGGACTTCCCACCGCCGGATCTACCGTCTTCCTTTTCCCACGCGTCCGCAAATCCTCCACCCACCTCACCATCCTCTCCAGGTGCCATGTAATGCTCCTGTGCTGCAACCGCGTTACCTTCACCACCAACGGCGTCCTCTCTACCAAATCAAACCTCAGCGGCGGGTGCGGGAACTTCTCCTCTATGAACTGTAGCAGCGTCTCCCGGTGACCCGACACCGTTTCAGACCCGATCTCCAGCACCAGTGTGTCGCCCTCGGTGGGAACCAACTGCAGAGACACGTTCTTGTGAAGCAATGCGAACCTGATGTAGGCGGCGACTGGACTCGAAGCAGAACCGTACAAGCGGACGGTGGGTGCCACCGGAGCAGGCCTAAAACGCCTGGTGCAATCGCAGGGGGCGATCTCCGCCGTGGGTTTCTTTGACTTAA
The sequence above is a segment of the Gossypium raimondii isolate GPD5lz chromosome 4, ASM2569854v1, whole genome shotgun sequence genome. Coding sequences within it:
- the LOC105779712 gene encoding uncharacterized protein LOC105779712; this translates as MGNCFFKSKKPTAEIAPCDCTRRFRPAPVAPTVRLYGSASSPVAAYIRFALLHKNVSLQLVPTEGDTLVLEIGSETVSGHRETLLQFIEEKFPHPPLRFDLVERTPLVVKVTRLQHRSITWHLERMVRWVEDLRTRGKRKTVDPAVGSPRMELKKLEKNYAQLLEVMLEHAQMEERIVFPLLQRADPGLCKAANEEHARDLPVMNGIKEDMKSIGVMDYGTPACKEGLSNLSTRLKSLQKHCKEHFDEEEKDVLPLLEATELSGEEEKRVFEDCIEAMKVTHSHLFNFFLEGLLPSEAMEYVDLIMKCGDKQLRASMIQIISNAK